A stretch of the Prochlorococcus marinus str. MIT 0918 genome encodes the following:
- the psbP gene encoding photosystem II reaction center PsbP, which produces MRNLMKSSLRFVVLLVIALFIGACSSGVTAGLEAFQSNDGRYGFFYPTGWTRINIQDGPEVVFHDLINSDETLSLVVSDLSNDIELKNIGSPEEVGEKMINDLLAPSGGDRQAELIDTSSREVDGHIFYDIEYLIHLPEKDRHELATVVVDRGSLFSFAAGTNEIRWNKVENIFKRVISSFSFFI; this is translated from the coding sequence ATGAGAAATCTTATGAAGTCTTCACTGAGGTTTGTTGTATTGCTTGTGATTGCTTTATTCATTGGGGCCTGCAGCTCAGGGGTTACAGCAGGCTTGGAAGCCTTTCAAAGCAATGATGGACGTTATGGTTTCTTTTATCCTACAGGCTGGACACGCATAAACATTCAAGATGGGCCTGAAGTAGTCTTTCACGATCTAATAAATAGTGATGAGACTTTAAGTCTTGTTGTATCTGATCTTTCTAATGATATTGAGCTTAAGAACATTGGAAGTCCAGAAGAGGTGGGGGAAAAAATGATAAATGACTTATTGGCACCTTCTGGAGGTGACAGACAAGCAGAATTAATAGATACTTCTTCTCGAGAAGTTGATGGGCATATTTTTTATGATATTGAATATTTGATTCATCTCCCAGAGAAAGATCGTCATGAATTAGCAACTGTTGTAGTTGATAGAGGTTCATTATTTAGTTTTGCTGCTGGCACCAATGAAATTAGATGGAACAAAGTTGAGAATATCTTTAAACGTGTTATAAGTTCGTTTAGTTTCTTTATATAA